In Novipirellula caenicola, one genomic interval encodes:
- a CDS encoding TolC family protein, whose product MFRSRSFWSLGLVLAIVAYATLAGTASVVRAEHGSEQPLSPAHPADSADPGTAANSAAPADPYDFQWWNASIAGPIMPQPHWVSFDLNTVLLDTLTHSPRIRSVSSRTSVALEKITQQDAAFDSKILLESNAGMTNDPVGNTLTTGGPSRLQQDTFGVSAGVARTTRGGSTWDLSQELGTLNSNSLFFDPKHQGNSRLSLSLTRPLLARGGQVYTERLLTQAQIDAGVSWQEMRRQVEKRIADVMTAYWHLYEARCHFLQQQKLLERGQEIERIIVGRADFDSSRIELAKVRGRLARRMDQIISAEANVRRQQARLAMLIGRAELVSSENTLEMIPLDPPLAASLQWTLRDAVVKGLENRPEVRAAAKELESAALSMRITRNQLLPELNAVFDAYLAGLNGRNDVFGSFGKQFTEGGPGLSAALQYEMPQGNRYARARHREAVHWYRQKSEELRETMQVTRAEIETALIDVDTSIAQHQSKRQTVMATIEEESVLTERYRMLGGDGTRVGVVLENLLDAQQRRSDAEREWVSTQVNYLVSLIELERAMGNLLIHENIETMRVPGRTDIDIVRTADDADGTMIPRGEFGSFQHRSGDPADDMLISSPADASKNTPDSVTPNAALDSASKPRMLPWAKPNTATPTPLPPAVEIRVTSPATQRPTRLGLGTTGSGLIETIDNRGP is encoded by the coding sequence ATGTTTCGCAGTCGCTCTTTCTGGTCGCTGGGCCTTGTGCTAGCCATCGTTGCCTATGCAACGTTAGCGGGCACTGCGTCTGTCGTCAGGGCCGAGCATGGCAGCGAACAGCCGCTATCCCCAGCCCATCCCGCGGATTCAGCCGATCCTGGCACCGCTGCAAATTCCGCAGCCCCAGCCGATCCGTATGATTTTCAGTGGTGGAATGCCTCCATCGCAGGGCCGATCATGCCGCAACCGCATTGGGTTTCGTTTGATCTGAATACGGTATTGCTGGACACGTTGACGCACAGTCCGCGGATCAGAAGTGTTTCGAGTCGAACCAGTGTGGCATTGGAAAAGATCACTCAGCAGGATGCGGCCTTTGATTCCAAGATCTTGTTGGAATCCAATGCAGGGATGACCAACGACCCCGTCGGCAACACCCTGACCACCGGGGGACCCAGTCGGCTGCAGCAGGATACGTTTGGCGTTTCCGCAGGAGTCGCCCGGACCACTCGCGGCGGTTCGACTTGGGATTTGTCACAGGAATTGGGCACGCTCAACAGCAATAGCCTGTTCTTTGACCCCAAACATCAAGGCAATTCACGCCTGAGTCTCAGCTTGACCCGGCCCTTGTTGGCCCGTGGCGGTCAAGTCTATACCGAGCGACTGTTGACCCAGGCTCAAATCGATGCAGGGGTTTCATGGCAAGAGATGCGCCGGCAGGTCGAGAAACGAATTGCCGACGTGATGACGGCGTATTGGCATCTTTACGAAGCACGCTGTCATTTCTTGCAGCAACAAAAGCTGCTGGAGCGTGGCCAAGAGATCGAACGCATCATCGTTGGACGTGCGGATTTTGATTCCAGCCGAATCGAGTTGGCGAAAGTCCGCGGACGCTTGGCACGACGGATGGATCAAATCATTTCGGCCGAAGCCAACGTGCGGCGTCAACAGGCCCGATTGGCGATGTTGATTGGTCGTGCGGAACTTGTTTCGTCAGAAAACACATTGGAAATGATCCCGTTGGATCCGCCGCTGGCGGCATCGCTGCAGTGGACACTTCGAGATGCGGTCGTCAAAGGCCTCGAGAACCGTCCCGAAGTTCGTGCGGCTGCGAAGGAGTTAGAGTCGGCGGCGCTTTCGATGCGAATCACGCGAAATCAATTGTTGCCCGAACTGAACGCCGTGTTTGATGCCTACTTGGCCGGTTTGAATGGACGCAACGACGTCTTCGGATCGTTCGGAAAACAATTTACCGAAGGAGGGCCGGGATTGAGTGCGGCACTTCAGTACGAAATGCCGCAAGGCAATCGCTATGCCCGCGCACGGCATCGCGAAGCCGTTCATTGGTACCGTCAAAAATCAGAAGAACTGCGTGAAACCATGCAGGTCACACGCGCCGAGATCGAAACCGCGTTGATCGACGTCGACACTTCGATTGCCCAGCATCAAAGTAAACGCCAAACCGTGATGGCCACGATCGAAGAAGAATCGGTCTTGACCGAACGCTACCGGATGCTCGGTGGCGATGGCACGCGGGTCGGTGTGGTGCTTGAAAATCTGCTTGATGCTCAACAGCGTCGCTCCGACGCCGAACGCGAGTGGGTGTCCACGCAAGTCAATTACTTGGTGTCGTTGATCGAACTCGAACGAGCGATGGGCAATCTGTTGATCCACGAAAACATCGAAACGATGCGTGTTCCCGGACGCACCGATATCGATATTGTCCGTACCGCTGACGACGCGGACGGCACGATGATTCCTCGCGGCGAATTCGGATCGTTCCAGCATCGATCGGGCGATCCCGCCGATGACATGCTTATTTCTTCGCCCGCGGACGCATCCAAAAACACACCTGACAGCGTCACGCCCAACGCTGCACTCGATTCCGCATCCAAACCACGGATGCTGCCTTGGGCAAAACCGAACACTGCAACGCCGACTCCGCTGCCACCCGCCGTGGAAATTCGCGTCACGTCGCCTGCGACGCAGCGACCCACGCGACTGGGGCTTGGTACCACAGGCTCGGGGTTGATCGAAACCATTGACAATAGGGGGCCCTAA
- a CDS encoding efflux RND transporter periplasmic adaptor subunit yields the protein MSIVPSSETLKSDAMLHVSLTGNRDAVNPSASSDSTQKSTTSSTASQQSPPEQLGKLFEIIGAIATADTRVDAMRILTQEIARRFPDATVRCGIGNDQLKRLYDQRLGWLGPESSPRIAAAQQWTELVDAPCGVLINDQAMILCMPQSDSDQRCLLWIYPVANKSVFGEWLRTIIRTLSNVFWSRPRYAAPKAIRNLTRRTLTIAGALMLVLVLLAFWPVHYRVACTARVQPIEQRLVATPFEATLLANHVKPGETVTAGQLLVTLDGRPLRLERESILAEIQQATKEHDTALATGRIADAQQARLRERQLNRTLQLLSDRLQRLEVVSPIDGVIISGDLSQYVGSPLELGQTMFEISPMDRMAIEVEIPAHEIDFVSSDSPARIRFGSIGGRSIYQELDDLYPSSVIRDDKNVFIGRVEVENSNGKLRPGMQGDATTYGPLRPWVWSWIRGGFERVLWWVGY from the coding sequence GTGAGCATTGTACCGTCATCCGAAACGCTAAAATCCGATGCAATGCTGCACGTCTCGTTGACTGGAAACCGAGACGCGGTCAATCCGTCGGCGTCAAGCGATTCCACGCAAAAATCAACCACTTCAAGCACGGCATCGCAGCAGAGTCCGCCCGAACAATTGGGCAAATTGTTCGAGATCATCGGCGCGATCGCCACGGCGGATACCCGTGTCGATGCGATGCGGATATTGACCCAAGAGATTGCCAGACGATTCCCCGATGCCACCGTGCGTTGTGGTATCGGTAACGACCAACTCAAACGACTGTACGATCAACGCTTGGGATGGCTCGGACCGGAAAGCAGTCCTCGGATCGCTGCTGCCCAGCAGTGGACCGAGTTAGTCGACGCCCCGTGTGGCGTTTTGATCAACGATCAAGCGATGATCTTGTGCATGCCGCAAAGTGATTCAGATCAGCGTTGTTTGCTGTGGATCTATCCAGTGGCAAACAAATCAGTTTTTGGGGAATGGCTGCGAACGATCATTCGGACGCTGTCGAATGTGTTTTGGAGTCGTCCTAGGTATGCCGCTCCCAAAGCGATTCGCAATCTGACTCGTCGGACATTGACCATCGCCGGTGCGTTGATGCTGGTCTTGGTGCTGTTGGCGTTCTGGCCTGTCCACTACCGCGTCGCTTGCACGGCCCGGGTGCAGCCGATTGAGCAGCGTTTGGTTGCGACACCGTTCGAAGCGACGTTATTAGCGAACCACGTCAAGCCAGGCGAAACGGTCACGGCGGGGCAGTTATTGGTCACGCTCGATGGACGTCCGCTACGGCTTGAACGCGAATCCATCTTGGCCGAAATCCAACAAGCGACCAAGGAACACGACACGGCGTTGGCGACCGGCCGCATCGCGGACGCGCAGCAAGCACGACTGCGGGAACGGCAACTCAACCGCACCCTGCAATTGCTTTCCGACCGACTGCAACGACTCGAAGTGGTCAGCCCGATTGATGGTGTGATCATCAGCGGCGATCTGAGTCAATACGTCGGATCTCCGCTGGAACTGGGACAAACCATGTTCGAGATCTCGCCGATGGATCGAATGGCGATTGAAGTTGAAATTCCGGCACACGAAATCGATTTTGTCAGCAGCGATTCGCCTGCACGAATCCGGTTTGGTTCGATCGGCGGTCGCTCGATCTATCAAGAACTCGATGACCTCTATCCGTCCTCGGTGATCCGTGACGATAAAAACGTGTTCATCGGACGGGTCGAAGTCGAAAACAGCAACGGCAAACTGCGACCGGGGATGCAAGGGGACGCGACCACGTATGGCCCATTAAGACCGTGGGTGTGGTCGTGGATTCGTGGCGGTTTTGAACGGGTGCTATGGTGGGTCGGTTATTAA
- a CDS encoding efflux RND transporter periplasmic adaptor subunit — MSSDANSPSMPTVILDPEVTFISREIGGRTTYVSHHEATGKFFQLGAEEYRVASLLDGVRGVPELYESLRSEGIEWTTEDLAKFIAQLVQANVAVIKQGSTAGTDSPAAANMDAGHNRDAASGQTETSEPVGDAAPPSPSRPRPAALVTLLRFLPLLISQRFPLFRGDRIATRLTRYLGNAFEPIGFSLWTLLVLSGLCVVYGHFEAFAAELRRMFDPGLWPMLFLIWVVAKLIHEAGHAVAAKHHGVRVGQVGIMFFLLAPLAYVDVTDAWKLRRRIDRVQIALGGVYFELAAAAVAAWAWWLLPEGYAKHITAQFFLISGPATLLVNANPLLRLDGYYVVSDLTEIPNLRMHGRRQLGAVLQRLFFGIPQTRQLLSGWRVWFASIHAACSVVFQVFWMGGLVLGVAMWARGLGILLAVAGVLMWFLIPTVRWVWKIWTLEPGERFGLNVYRRRMLFYASLLITLVQQLGTVSSPFDRRVPVVVRFQDEQIARSPSDAFVESLFVERGEHVDQGTLLMRLKDPELRIRREKKVDDLEIVELRAIQYRRQGELSKAATSLENANALRRQIAEMDEQIAQLTVIATRSGYIVGNQVESLPGRFVSAGEELLRVSDPQEKELLALVPEQDVDAYQLATQNDSPSRVRLRGGLTIKAKPASLRPRASRTLIHPALAANVGGPLAVEPTLDGSGKMRLAQPYLESITKLDPITSAEVRSGQLGSMTIRDNRPLLARVYDAIATDFRRLGRSQ, encoded by the coding sequence ATGAGCAGCGACGCCAATTCACCTTCGATGCCCACCGTGATCCTCGATCCCGAAGTGACCTTCATCTCACGCGAGATTGGGGGACGGACGACCTATGTGTCCCACCACGAGGCGACCGGAAAATTCTTTCAATTGGGCGCCGAAGAATATCGTGTCGCATCGCTGTTGGACGGGGTTCGGGGCGTTCCCGAGTTGTACGAGTCGCTGCGCAGCGAAGGGATCGAGTGGACTACCGAAGACCTCGCAAAATTTATCGCCCAGTTGGTCCAAGCCAACGTGGCCGTGATCAAACAAGGATCGACCGCAGGAACCGATTCACCAGCGGCGGCGAATATGGATGCTGGTCACAACCGCGATGCCGCGTCCGGTCAAACCGAAACGAGCGAACCGGTCGGTGACGCAGCTCCACCATCGCCAAGCCGACCTCGGCCAGCCGCGCTCGTCACGCTGCTTCGTTTTTTGCCACTGCTGATCAGCCAACGCTTTCCGCTTTTTCGCGGTGATCGCATCGCGACGCGGTTGACCCGATACCTGGGGAACGCTTTTGAGCCGATTGGCTTTTCGCTGTGGACGCTGCTTGTGCTGAGTGGCTTGTGTGTGGTCTATGGGCACTTCGAAGCATTTGCCGCGGAATTGCGGCGGATGTTTGATCCCGGGCTTTGGCCCATGCTGTTTTTGATTTGGGTGGTTGCAAAACTGATTCACGAAGCGGGGCATGCGGTCGCGGCAAAGCATCATGGCGTGCGAGTCGGCCAGGTCGGGATCATGTTCTTTCTGCTCGCACCGCTGGCCTATGTCGATGTCACCGACGCATGGAAATTGCGTCGACGCATCGATCGAGTTCAAATTGCACTTGGCGGCGTTTACTTTGAACTTGCGGCGGCCGCCGTGGCTGCGTGGGCTTGGTGGCTGCTGCCCGAAGGTTATGCCAAACATATCACCGCCCAATTCTTTTTGATCTCGGGACCTGCCACGCTGTTGGTCAACGCCAATCCGCTGTTGCGGCTTGACGGCTATTACGTGGTTTCCGATTTGACAGAGATCCCAAATCTTCGGATGCATGGCCGCCGGCAATTAGGGGCAGTGCTACAGCGATTGTTCTTTGGTATCCCGCAAACACGTCAATTGTTGTCAGGATGGCGAGTTTGGTTTGCTTCGATTCACGCGGCTTGTAGCGTTGTCTTTCAAGTCTTTTGGATGGGCGGGCTGGTGTTGGGAGTCGCGATGTGGGCGCGTGGATTGGGAATCCTGCTTGCTGTGGCAGGCGTGTTGATGTGGTTTCTGATTCCGACGGTCCGGTGGGTATGGAAGATTTGGACACTCGAACCAGGCGAACGATTTGGACTGAACGTTTATCGTCGCCGGATGCTGTTTTACGCGAGCTTGCTGATCACGCTGGTTCAACAACTTGGCACGGTGTCGTCGCCGTTTGATCGTCGCGTTCCCGTGGTCGTGCGTTTTCAAGACGAACAAATCGCTCGTTCCCCCAGTGATGCGTTTGTCGAGTCGCTGTTCGTCGAGCGCGGCGAACATGTCGATCAGGGAACGCTGTTGATGCGGCTGAAGGATCCCGAATTAAGGATCCGGCGTGAAAAGAAGGTGGACGACCTCGAGATCGTCGAGCTGCGTGCGATCCAATATCGGCGACAAGGCGAATTGTCCAAAGCCGCGACATCACTGGAAAACGCCAATGCGCTGCGACGCCAAATTGCCGAAATGGATGAACAGATCGCTCAACTGACCGTCATCGCAACTCGCTCGGGTTACATCGTTGGCAACCAAGTCGAGTCGCTGCCAGGACGGTTCGTTTCCGCAGGAGAGGAACTGTTGAGGGTTTCGGATCCTCAAGAGAAAGAACTGCTTGCCCTGGTTCCCGAGCAAGACGTTGACGCGTACCAATTGGCAACTCAGAACGATTCACCGTCACGCGTGCGATTGCGAGGCGGTTTGACGATCAAAGCCAAACCCGCGTCGCTGCGGCCACGCGCCTCACGCACGTTGATTCATCCAGCGCTAGCGGCCAATGTCGGCGGCCCGTTGGCGGTCGAACCGACGTTGGA
- a CDS encoding efflux RND transporter periplasmic adaptor subunit: MKRTQTGEWGGMSMLRNRIKSIAVSTTLLCSLGAISLADPPQAFSQAPSYSQPQTLVYDGFTEPQHDIMVAAAEVGLLLSMEVELGDSVEAGQVIGRLDDEVQSSAVKLAEMQANMRGNEDAVRVEAELQRQRVGMVRALAAKDMARPDELRRTEADLEIAEARLVAAKEQSHLRRLELERYQLQLERRKIVAPVGGVIAELFREPGEYVSPSDPVIARLLVMDRLIGVFNVPAEEIGRLSIGTPARVFLRSNGKTIDTKISSIAPDIDGESGTVQVRVELNNREHDLRAGDRCTLSILPASQRDPAGTLPSVSHRPQRNDRRSPEGVTR, translated from the coding sequence ATGAAACGAACACAAACAGGCGAATGGGGGGGAATGTCAATGCTGCGGAACCGCATCAAGTCGATCGCTGTTTCGACAACCTTGCTATGCAGCCTCGGCGCCATTTCGCTAGCCGATCCGCCGCAGGCGTTTTCGCAGGCACCGAGCTATTCGCAGCCGCAAACGTTGGTTTACGACGGTTTCACCGAACCCCAGCATGACATTATGGTGGCTGCGGCCGAAGTTGGATTGTTGTTGTCAATGGAAGTCGAGCTTGGCGATTCGGTCGAAGCAGGACAGGTCATTGGACGACTTGATGATGAGGTTCAATCGTCGGCTGTTAAATTGGCCGAAATGCAAGCCAACATGCGCGGCAATGAGGATGCGGTGCGTGTCGAAGCCGAATTGCAGCGACAACGCGTTGGCATGGTCCGTGCATTGGCGGCTAAGGATATGGCTCGGCCCGATGAATTGCGTCGCACCGAAGCGGACTTGGAAATCGCCGAAGCCCGTTTGGTGGCCGCGAAGGAACAATCGCATCTGCGGCGTTTGGAATTAGAACGGTATCAATTGCAATTAGAGCGACGAAAAATCGTAGCCCCGGTCGGTGGCGTGATTGCCGAACTGTTTCGCGAACCTGGTGAATATGTTTCGCCGAGCGATCCTGTGATTGCCCGTTTGCTTGTGATGGATCGATTGATCGGCGTGTTCAATGTTCCAGCCGAAGAGATCGGACGGCTAAGCATCGGGACACCCGCCCGAGTTTTCTTGCGCAGTAACGGCAAGACCATTGATACCAAGATCAGTTCGATTGCACCGGATATCGACGGTGAAAGCGGAACGGTGCAGGTCCGAGTCGAATTGAACAATCGCGAACACGATTTGCGGGCGGGCGATCGATGCACGCTCAGCATCCTGCCTGCTTCGCAACGTGACCCCGCAGGCACCTTGCCATCGGTGTCCCATCGGCCACAGCGAAACGATCGAAGATCGCCGGAGGGAGTGACAAGGTGA